Proteins encoded together in one Impatiens glandulifera chromosome 1, dImpGla2.1, whole genome shotgun sequence window:
- the LOC124919513 gene encoding probable metal-nicotianamine transporter YSL5 has protein sequence MGKSITDSRRETNNAESVNNDNKLKGTIGFELEAPADSVERLFDVKEVPTWKQQLTVRAFVVAFLLDVLFTFIVMKLNLTTGIIPSLNVSARMLGFFVKTWTKLLEKFDVLFIS, from the coding sequence ATGGGGAAATCCATCACTGACTCAAGAAGAGAGACTAATAACGCAGAATCGGTCAACAACGACAACAAATTGAAGGGAACTATAGGATTTGAATTGGAAGCACCGGCGGATTCAGTCGAAAGATTATTCGACGTAAAGGAAGTTCCAACATGGAAGCAACAACTTACTGTGAGAGCTTTCGTTGTCGCTTTTCTTCTTGATGTACTTTTCACCTTCATTGTAATGAAGCTCAATTTGACGACTGGAATTATCCCCTCGCTCAATGTATCGGCAAGAATGTTAGGGTTCTTCGTTAAGACTTGGACAAAGCTTTTAGAGAAATTTGATGTCTTGTTcatctcttga